The following proteins are encoded in a genomic region of Streptococcus cristatus AS 1.3089:
- a CDS encoding VirB4-like conjugal transfer ATPase, CD1110 family, whose amino-acid sequence MSLFKSKREKLEIAEKKKIERLRRQMKPTTQNTLNYTTLHEDGLMHIAREKYSRSFKLGDASYSTAQQDEKEGIIDTTMDALNLLDEGSNYQLLVINRRVSDNSLQNILFEETDDNFNDYREELNDMIKERFTTHANNFEVHKYITISTNADDRKQAQLLLQDIGVALGTQFQESDISFGEMDGLDRLKVFSELLRDNPYVNFDYKEIALSGLSTKSFVAPHRIEFQEKRMMMDDRWVKVLYAQRYPNWMSDRLIRDLTTLGLELAITIHAEPYENVEILGKIDDAETDAEIGKLRSKRKAAQSGIFDDAVVAGVDQEISEATKKWRDEITEYDQKIFSGLIAVYFKADSLEELERNEQKIKRAGRKLGVEFEDLYYYQEEALNTILPIGECFLNVKKNFMRKMTTANIATQVPFTNVDLKSDSPLARYYGQNQLSNNIITLDRKRDLNTGSGVVLGSSGSGKSTTIKGGEVIPTLLKYPDDRVIIVDPEDEYSDIGRAFGAQMVDISIGSKTHINLLDLPDLDQLAEEDDDPIGDKANLLMGLFESILSEVTDAQIGIIDRVTGLTYERYMTEDFTPTLKEWHQVLKEQPEEEAQDLALAVETYTNGSQDIFAHHTNVDLNHRFVIFNLKKLSHKLKPFALMVIQDYIWNQIVENQGKCTTWVYFDEMQILFKNKAQADFFTTLYSRIRKYGAIPTGITQNVETLAAVEEGRKLLSNSEFMILLKQKPQDLAILKEIVNLTDKQIRYLARPKAKGTGLIVAGPVVVPFENPIPKNTKLYDLVATDA is encoded by the coding sequence ATGAGTTTATTCAAAAGCAAAAGAGAAAAACTAGAAATCGCAGAAAAGAAAAAAATTGAACGTTTGCGCCGTCAAATGAAACCGACTACGCAAAATACGCTCAATTATACTACGCTGCATGAAGACGGACTGATGCACATTGCTCGTGAGAAGTATTCTCGCAGCTTTAAGCTGGGAGATGCCTCTTACTCGACAGCTCAACAAGATGAAAAAGAGGGAATCATCGATACAACGATGGATGCTCTTAATTTATTGGATGAAGGCAGTAACTATCAGCTCTTGGTGATTAATCGCCGAGTGTCTGATAATTCCTTACAAAATATCTTGTTTGAAGAAACGGACGATAACTTTAACGATTATCGTGAAGAGCTGAACGATATGATCAAGGAACGGTTTACGACGCACGCAAATAATTTTGAGGTGCATAAGTATATAACTATCTCAACAAATGCTGATGACCGTAAGCAAGCTCAGTTGTTGCTGCAAGATATTGGGGTGGCTTTAGGGACTCAGTTTCAAGAGTCGGATATTAGTTTTGGTGAGATGGACGGATTAGATCGACTGAAAGTCTTTTCTGAACTGTTACGAGATAACCCGTATGTCAATTTTGACTACAAAGAAATTGCTTTGAGCGGGCTATCAACTAAGTCTTTCGTCGCTCCGCACAGAATTGAATTTCAGGAAAAACGAATGATGATGGATGACCGTTGGGTCAAGGTACTCTATGCGCAGCGTTATCCAAATTGGATGAGTGATCGTCTTATTCGTGATTTGACGACACTGGGGTTGGAATTAGCTATTACTATCCATGCGGAACCCTACGAGAACGTCGAAATCTTAGGGAAGATTGATGATGCAGAGACAGATGCAGAAATCGGGAAACTTCGCTCTAAGCGGAAAGCTGCTCAATCCGGTATCTTTGACGATGCGGTGGTAGCTGGAGTTGACCAAGAAATCTCTGAAGCTACCAAGAAATGGAGAGATGAAATCACTGAGTACGATCAGAAAATCTTCTCTGGCTTGATTGCAGTTTACTTCAAGGCAGATAGCTTAGAAGAGCTGGAACGTAACGAACAGAAGATCAAACGAGCTGGTCGGAAACTTGGTGTGGAGTTTGAAGATCTCTATTATTACCAGGAAGAGGCTTTGAATACGATTTTGCCTATTGGAGAGTGCTTCCTGAACGTGAAGAAAAACTTCATGCGGAAAATGACTACGGCTAACATTGCGACTCAGGTACCCTTTACTAACGTAGACTTGAAGTCCGATAGTCCACTGGCTCGTTATTATGGTCAAAACCAGTTATCAAACAATATCATTACACTGGATCGAAAACGGGATCTGAACACGGGTTCTGGTGTTGTATTAGGTTCTTCTGGATCTGGTAAATCCACAACAATCAAAGGTGGAGAAGTCATTCCAACCTTGTTAAAATATCCGGATGATCGAGTCATCATCGTAGATCCAGAAGATGAATACTCGGATATTGGACGAGCTTTCGGCGCTCAGATGGTGGATATTTCGATTGGATCTAAAACTCATATCAATCTGTTGGATCTGCCAGATCTGGATCAACTGGCCGAGGAAGACGATGATCCAATCGGGGACAAGGCAAACTTGTTAATGGGCTTGTTCGAATCCATTCTATCTGAAGTGACAGATGCTCAGATTGGGATTATTGACCGGGTAACTGGTCTGACTTATGAGCGGTACATGACAGAGGATTTCACACCAACTTTAAAAGAGTGGCACCAGGTCTTGAAGGAGCAACCGGAGGAAGAAGCTCAGGATTTGGCTCTGGCAGTGGAAACTTATACGAATGGCTCGCAAGACATTTTTGCTCATCATACTAATGTGGATTTGAATCATCGCTTTGTTATCTTTAACCTGAAGAAATTGTCACATAAGCTGAAGCCTTTTGCTTTAATGGTTATTCAAGATTATATCTGGAATCAGATTGTCGAAAATCAAGGGAAATGTACCACTTGGGTTTACTTTGATGAAATGCAAATTCTATTTAAAAACAAGGCACAAGCAGATTTCTTTACTACATTGTATTCACGGATTCGGAAATACGGTGCGATTCCAACTGGTATTACGCAGAACGTGGAAACGCTGGCTGCTGTGGAAGAAGGTCGGAAGTTGCTCTCTAACAGTGAGTTCATGATTTTGCTTAAGCAAAAGCCTCAGGATTTAGCTATCTTAAAAGAAATTGTCAATCTGACGGATAAACAGATTCGCTATCTAGCTCGACCAAAAGCTAAGGGTACCGGTTTGATTGTAGCAGGGCCAGTTGTTGTTCCTTTTGAAAATCCAATTCCTAAGAATACCAAACTTTATGATTTAGTCGCAACGGACGCTTAG
- a CDS encoding phage tail tip lysozyme — protein MDQEKGRPKTIGHRLDQKLETVRKNYRTVTKESEKQMSNLQSQTRSKRQLLKKSRSQFRASKAKVKKIQKEYRNVQRQGKELGKEGKTLRPEDAKKQDFLKQELAQAKLEKKAFKKTFKAAQEANGGSRKKKLFRAAKQAVERTASQQASSAAHQDDTLSDIARAKHQYQDIQIQSRRVKTIGKYSNKLVQETVKSSYSLGNRLYNKTRGRGFTRTPKEFSWEGRLARRIQAYKKRLAGSKTSKAVRKARKAYRVGSKPIKAIVKNPFSLKAYLIAFGLLLFLAILGIGSSGITRQDEFDMNDTWLYFTKLDREKSNDKVDYWTKIDDPLLYLNYKYDEITDKLQIDGNKYFSKNTLGKTYLDALWKDLNGDKDNLKTMEELYTKNNLYKLDKDELEEYKQLLEIARDSGKYMLLQELENPFYKDDQPEAQNPIQIIERFGYKNKTEVFNGSVLQATGGQTLLAVLDGKVEVKGNDVEISDQDSKFLYKDVDTIRYKTGDQVKTGDIIGKVSPKGNQTVYYQKLEPDRANQKDKDGKVKKSWTYVNVGFYFQHVEYTQATSVVSDIETSGDKGKRARAFADLIKKNIPEATDEGIAAVMGGFDIESSITFKRYETDYLTNNQFDKVAKEPTAENLVGNWGAFQAMYPTLPLNEGGYLVNGLHYIGIGIGQFTGPRALALWNFAKAMNGDIWSAEVQTKFLLEGDDPTRRAAFRRVVTSTGSVEALTEDFLSSWLGVPGNKLLERQSAARQWLNFLKNKGGSTGVSSKQVPAEYKDKLPHGLPSDQAILPGQGYPGNAYALGNCTWYVYNRFAQIGVQLYPYLGNSNQWVDSGRAQGYEISTTPKPGSAVVFMPGVAGASPIYGHVSFCEYVNSDGSFLVSEMNYGGLYVMNWRTLTPQSGIYFVTPK, from the coding sequence ATGGATCAGGAAAAAGGCAGACCAAAGACAATCGGTCATAGGTTGGATCAGAAGCTGGAAACAGTCCGAAAGAATTATCGAACTGTAACAAAAGAAAGCGAAAAGCAGATGAGCAATCTTCAATCTCAGACCCGCTCTAAGCGCCAGTTGCTAAAAAAAAGTCGAAGTCAATTCCGGGCTTCTAAGGCTAAGGTCAAGAAAATCCAAAAAGAGTACAGGAATGTCCAGAGACAAGGAAAAGAGCTTGGCAAAGAAGGAAAGACGCTTCGTCCAGAGGATGCTAAGAAGCAGGATTTTCTCAAGCAAGAACTGGCTCAGGCAAAGCTAGAGAAAAAAGCTTTTAAGAAAACCTTTAAAGCTGCTCAAGAAGCTAATGGTGGTTCTCGGAAAAAGAAGCTTTTCCGAGCTGCTAAACAGGCTGTAGAACGTACTGCTAGTCAACAAGCCAGCTCTGCAGCGCATCAGGATGATACACTCTCAGATATAGCACGAGCTAAGCATCAGTATCAGGATATCCAGATTCAGAGCAGGCGAGTTAAAACGATTGGTAAATACAGCAACAAACTTGTACAAGAAACAGTTAAGTCTAGCTATAGTCTTGGAAACAGACTCTACAATAAGACGAGGGGAAGAGGCTTTACTCGAACTCCAAAAGAGTTTTCTTGGGAAGGCAGGCTGGCTCGTCGTATTCAGGCTTACAAGAAACGCTTGGCTGGTTCTAAAACTAGTAAAGCTGTAAGGAAGGCTAGGAAAGCCTATCGTGTAGGCTCTAAACCGATTAAAGCAATCGTCAAAAATCCCTTTAGCTTAAAAGCTTATCTGATTGCTTTTGGTTTGCTTTTGTTTCTGGCCATACTTGGCATTGGAAGTTCAGGTATCACTCGTCAGGATGAATTCGATATGAATGATACCTGGCTGTATTTTACGAAGCTGGACAGAGAAAAGTCCAATGATAAGGTTGATTATTGGACAAAGATTGATGATCCACTCTTGTACCTGAATTATAAGTATGATGAGATTACGGATAAGCTACAGATAGACGGCAATAAATATTTTTCAAAAAACACTCTAGGAAAAACGTATTTGGATGCTTTATGGAAGGATTTGAATGGAGATAAAGACAATCTTAAAACAATGGAAGAGCTTTACACCAAGAATAATCTTTATAAACTGGATAAGGATGAGCTAGAAGAATATAAACAACTCTTAGAAATTGCTAGAGATAGCGGAAAATATATGCTGCTGCAGGAGCTGGAGAATCCGTTTTATAAAGATGATCAGCCTGAAGCACAGAATCCTATTCAGATTATTGAGCGCTTTGGGTACAAAAATAAAACGGAAGTCTTTAATGGTTCTGTTTTGCAAGCAACTGGTGGACAAACCTTACTTGCCGTTTTAGATGGAAAAGTGGAAGTCAAGGGAAACGATGTAGAAATCAGCGATCAGGATTCCAAGTTTCTGTATAAGGATGTAGACACGATTCGTTATAAAACAGGAGATCAAGTCAAGACTGGTGATATTATTGGGAAAGTATCTCCTAAAGGCAATCAAACCGTCTACTACCAAAAACTAGAACCTGATCGAGCTAACCAGAAAGATAAAGACGGAAAGGTGAAGAAGAGCTGGACTTATGTCAATGTCGGATTTTACTTCCAGCATGTAGAATATACGCAAGCAACGTCGGTTGTTAGTGATATTGAAACATCTGGAGACAAAGGGAAGCGTGCTAGAGCCTTTGCGGATTTGATCAAAAAGAATATACCTGAGGCAACTGATGAAGGTATTGCAGCCGTGATGGGAGGCTTTGATATTGAAAGCTCCATCACTTTTAAACGCTATGAAACGGATTACTTGACGAATAACCAATTTGATAAGGTGGCAAAAGAGCCAACAGCTGAAAACCTAGTTGGCAACTGGGGAGCTTTTCAGGCAATGTACCCGACTTTGCCTCTAAATGAAGGAGGCTACCTGGTCAATGGTTTGCACTATATCGGGATTGGGATCGGTCAATTTACAGGGCCACGTGCCCTGGCATTATGGAACTTTGCCAAGGCTATGAATGGAGATATTTGGTCTGCAGAGGTTCAAACCAAGTTCTTGCTGGAAGGTGATGATCCAACAAGAAGAGCAGCATTTAGAAGAGTTGTTACTTCGACTGGTTCTGTAGAAGCTCTCACAGAGGACTTTTTGAGCTCCTGGTTAGGAGTCCCAGGAAACAAGCTCTTAGAAAGGCAGTCTGCTGCACGGCAATGGCTGAATTTCTTGAAAAATAAGGGAGGTTCTACAGGAGTTTCTAGTAAACAAGTCCCAGCAGAATATAAAGATAAACTTCCTCATGGGCTACCTTCTGACCAAGCAATTTTACCTGGTCAAGGTTATCCAGGCAATGCGTATGCACTAGGAAACTGCACATGGTACGTCTACAATCGCTTTGCACAAATTGGGGTTCAACTATATCCTTATCTTGGTAATTCTAACCAATGGGTTGATAGTGGTCGAGCTCAAGGATATGAAATTTCAACGACCCCTAAGCCAGGTTCTGCAGTTGTCTTTATGCCTGGTGTAGCAGGGGCTTCTCCAATCTATGGGCATGTATCGTTTTGTGAATATGTCAATAGCGATGGTAGCTTCCTTGTTTCGGAAATGAACTATGGTGGTTTATATGTTATGAATTGGCGTACCTTAACACCACAATCAGGTATCTATTTCGTTACGCCAAAATAA
- a CDS encoding DUF3801 domain-containing protein, which yields MEQEQVVAQLGRATLVTGEVLLKGLFLVCSKAVEIYQFKGENTHFTGEADWNKFMATADTKEVQQLLQNEVNLEAVRKELGQYGIGFSFYTHPDGKTTLAFNAKDKGVVEQAFKDVLEGITRDPKGFNERNLKNGKTSSFEEKMKHFKAVEQEKIRSLQVKIHTKEFVLPENIEPHIGGKVK from the coding sequence ATGGAACAAGAACAAGTGGTAGCCCAGTTAGGACGGGCAACTCTTGTGACAGGAGAGGTGCTTTTAAAGGGTCTCTTCCTGGTATGCTCTAAAGCAGTGGAGATCTACCAGTTCAAAGGTGAAAATACCCACTTTACCGGTGAGGCAGACTGGAATAAATTCATGGCAACAGCGGATACCAAAGAAGTCCAGCAATTACTACAAAATGAAGTCAATCTCGAGGCGGTTCGCAAAGAACTCGGCCAATACGGGATTGGCTTTTCTTTTTATACCCACCCGGACGGTAAGACAACCCTTGCTTTCAACGCAAAAGACAAGGGGGTAGTGGAGCAAGCTTTTAAGGATGTCCTAGAAGGCATCACAAGAGATCCAAAAGGCTTCAATGAGCGGAACCTTAAAAACGGGAAAACCAGCTCATTTGAAGAGAAAATGAAGCATTTTAAAGCGGTGGAACAAGAGAAAATTCGTTCTCTGCAGGTGAAGATTCATACCAAGGAATTTGTCCTTCCAGAAAACATTGAACCCCATATTGGAGGAAAAGTGAAGTGA
- a CDS encoding VirD4-like conjugal transfer protein, CD1115 family — translation MITEKKKRRFRPYLLLGIGLFYLFHWLFKLWLLAPDTDSVTDVFGLGKLNWMSDHLGDKAWFDFQFTPGSLLAGLGGFLIAFLLYLRVSDTGTYRYGEEHGSARFATKDELMRFRDAEPEKNMIFTQNSQMGLFNSRLSYENQINKNVLVYGGTGDSKTRSAVKPNILQGNSSFVTTDTKGILIHETGKSLVEKGYKIKIFDLITFLNSDGFNVFKYIHNEMDIDRVSEAITESLNRNGHESDPFWPAANKLLMRSLISYLYFDSQLDHYMPNLGQVTDMIRELRRNHPDAESPVELMFEDLERRWPGNYACRQWALFNKNFDGQTRASVYAIFATTFSVFDHEQLRKIIEKDTLEIEKWNIEKTAVFIHIPEVDPAYQFLSALLFSTLFDVMMKTADAILLGEHPTKTKKDLLHVQVWADEFGQIGKIPNLPPIISVIRSREISIKMMVQSQSQIEVLYGKENTKTIINNCGAILYLGSNDLDTLKYLSERSGKQTLNDQNYSESRGRNGSSSKQSSKIGRELLTPHEVATIGTTEALLFLAKQNVFRDQKFNLDTHPRAYLLSNGPDDENWYRYKRYLSDIDEWKDQVGEENVIRLGIEEVMDAPLKVS, via the coding sequence GTGATTACAGAAAAGAAGAAACGGCGATTTAGACCGTATTTGTTATTAGGAATTGGATTATTCTATCTTTTTCATTGGCTGTTTAAACTGTGGCTGTTAGCACCAGATACAGATTCAGTAACGGATGTATTTGGTCTTGGAAAGCTTAACTGGATGAGCGATCATTTAGGAGATAAAGCCTGGTTTGATTTTCAATTCACTCCAGGTTCTTTGTTGGCCGGTCTAGGTGGTTTTTTGATTGCTTTTCTACTGTATTTGAGGGTATCTGATACAGGCACGTACAGGTATGGGGAGGAGCATGGGTCGGCACGTTTTGCGACGAAAGACGAATTGATGCGCTTCCGAGACGCAGAGCCTGAAAAGAATATGATCTTTACACAGAATAGCCAGATGGGACTATTTAATAGCCGCTTGAGCTATGAAAATCAGATTAATAAGAATGTCTTAGTTTATGGAGGTACCGGGGATTCAAAGACTCGAAGCGCTGTTAAACCGAATATTTTACAAGGGAACTCTAGCTTTGTGACGACAGATACCAAAGGGATTTTGATTCATGAAACGGGAAAATCCCTTGTAGAAAAAGGATATAAGATAAAAATCTTTGATTTAATTACTTTCCTGAATTCAGACGGCTTTAATGTATTCAAATATATCCATAATGAAATGGATATAGACCGAGTATCAGAGGCCATTACAGAGTCGCTAAACAGAAATGGTCATGAAAGTGATCCTTTCTGGCCGGCGGCCAATAAGCTTCTGATGCGTTCTTTAATCAGCTATCTCTATTTTGATAGCCAGTTAGATCACTATATGCCAAACCTGGGGCAGGTTACGGATATGATTCGAGAATTGAGACGAAATCATCCGGACGCAGAGAGTCCGGTTGAATTGATGTTTGAAGATTTGGAAAGAAGATGGCCGGGGAATTATGCCTGCAGACAATGGGCTTTATTTAATAAAAACTTTGACGGCCAGACACGAGCTTCCGTCTATGCTATTTTTGCGACCACTTTCTCGGTATTTGATCATGAACAGCTGAGAAAGATTATTGAAAAAGACACGCTGGAGATTGAAAAATGGAATATAGAAAAGACTGCTGTTTTCATTCATATTCCAGAAGTAGATCCTGCCTACCAGTTCTTGTCAGCGTTGCTATTTAGTACACTCTTTGATGTGATGATGAAGACTGCAGATGCCATCTTGCTAGGTGAGCATCCAACAAAGACTAAGAAAGACTTATTACATGTCCAGGTATGGGCGGATGAGTTTGGCCAGATTGGGAAGATTCCTAACTTACCACCGATCATCTCTGTTATTCGGTCACGGGAAATCTCTATTAAAATGATGGTTCAGTCTCAAAGTCAGATCGAAGTGTTGTACGGTAAAGAGAATACGAAAACGATTATCAATAACTGTGGAGCTATTCTCTATTTGGGGTCTAATGACTTAGATACGCTCAAGTATTTATCTGAGCGATCTGGTAAGCAGACTTTAAATGATCAGAACTATAGCGAGAGCAGGGGAAGAAATGGCAGCAGTTCCAAGCAGAGTTCCAAAATTGGTCGGGAATTGTTGACACCGCATGAGGTTGCCACAATTGGAACAACGGAAGCTCTACTCTTTTTAGCTAAGCAGAATGTTTTTCGGGATCAAAAATTTAATCTGGATACACATCCGAGAGCCTATCTGTTAAGCAATGGCCCAGATGATGAAAACTGGTATCGCTACAAGCGCTATCTGAGTGATATTGATGAGTGGAAAGACCAGGTTGGGGAAGAAAATGTTATTCGTCTTGGGATTGAGGAAGTCATGGATGCCCCTCTTAAAGTAAGTTAG